In Mytilus edulis chromosome 6, xbMytEdul2.2, whole genome shotgun sequence, the following proteins share a genomic window:
- the LOC139526721 gene encoding uncharacterized protein, which yields MSQGFVNGYSNSLSQGKTLIFDQTETNTFGVYNTNTGIVQAISSGMYAFTWTICVDSNTKEGGGYGEFGTELVVDGRICGKVHADTETYSDDACSTGFIMKYVREGGTVYFKNTSNHQGRLLSNDGHTRTIFSGWKLN from the coding sequence ATGTCTCAAGGTTTTGTGAATGGCTATAGTAATTCATTGTCACAGGGGAAAACGCTGATCTTTGACCAGACAGAAACTAACACTTTTGGTGTCTACAACACCAATACGGGCATCGTCCAAGCAATATCTAGTGGAATGTATGCCTTTACCTGGACAATTTGTGTAGACAGTAACACAAAGGAGGGTGGAGGATATGGGGAATTTGGAACAGAGTTGGTTGTTGACGGACGGATTTGTGGAAAAGTACATGCAGACACAGAAACTTACAGTGATGACGCCTGTTCTACTGGATTCATAATGAAATACGTCAGAGAAGGTGGAACtgtttatttcaaaaatacatCTAACCATCAAGGTCGTCTTTTAAGCAACGACGGTCATACACGTACAATATTTTCAGGATGGAAACTAAATTAG